A genomic region of Pseudomonas abietaniphila contains the following coding sequences:
- a CDS encoding MBL fold metallo-hydrolase, whose protein sequence is MNYPDIIHQGAGEGVTGSCHQLQMDAKHGLLVDCGLFQGRDADLKERFGESASAIDFSLATIKMLIVTHVHADHVGRIPQLLAAGFKGPILCSEPSAKLLPLVLEDAFRLEHGRDERQIERYLTQVMERVIALPYDTWFNVVSTPALQGRIRLQRAGHILGSAYVEVDVEYPLEQRSKRVVFSGDLGASHTPILPGPKSPERADVLVLESTYGDRLHEDRATRQARLEAVIDRALADHGTVLIPAFSLGRTQELLYEIEDILHRRSLSRSAEGSDATDASLPVNWPQLPVILDSPLASRLTEVYQSFDDIWDDDARARQESGRQPLRFEQLITIDTATQHHQTVNYLASTGRPAIVIAGHGMCAGGRIVNYLKAMLGDPRHNVVFVGYQAKGTPGAAIQQHGPKGGYVELNRERYEIKAGIETIGGYSAHADQRGLVDFVAGMPVWPSEIKLVHGEEQAKRRLRLMLEAKQRSVTLA, encoded by the coding sequence ATGAATTATCCAGACATCATCCATCAGGGTGCGGGCGAGGGTGTCACCGGCTCGTGTCATCAATTGCAGATGGATGCCAAGCACGGCCTGCTGGTTGACTGCGGGTTGTTTCAGGGGCGCGATGCTGATCTCAAGGAACGCTTCGGCGAATCTGCCTCGGCAATCGACTTCTCCCTGGCAACGATCAAGATGCTGATCGTGACGCACGTACACGCGGACCATGTCGGGCGTATTCCCCAACTGCTCGCAGCGGGCTTCAAAGGTCCAATCCTCTGTAGTGAACCTTCCGCCAAGCTGCTGCCGTTGGTGCTGGAAGATGCGTTCAGGCTTGAACATGGTCGTGACGAGCGTCAGATTGAACGCTATCTCACTCAGGTGATGGAGCGCGTCATTGCCCTGCCATACGATACCTGGTTCAACGTGGTGAGTACGCCCGCACTCCAGGGTCGAATCCGCTTACAGCGCGCTGGCCATATCCTTGGGTCGGCTTATGTCGAGGTAGACGTCGAATATCCATTGGAACAGCGCAGTAAACGCGTGGTGTTTTCCGGTGATCTCGGTGCCTCCCATACGCCCATCCTTCCCGGTCCGAAGTCTCCGGAGCGTGCGGATGTACTGGTGCTGGAGAGCACGTACGGTGATCGTCTGCACGAGGATCGAGCCACCCGACAAGCACGACTTGAAGCCGTCATCGACAGAGCGTTGGCCGATCACGGCACGGTGCTGATCCCCGCCTTCAGCCTGGGGCGAACTCAGGAACTGCTGTATGAAATCGAAGATATCCTTCACCGCAGGTCGCTGTCGCGTTCAGCCGAAGGCAGCGACGCTACGGATGCCTCGCTGCCGGTCAACTGGCCACAGTTGCCCGTCATTCTTGATTCGCCTCTGGCCAGCCGGCTGACTGAGGTTTACCAGTCCTTCGATGACATCTGGGACGACGACGCCCGTGCCCGACAAGAAAGCGGGCGCCAGCCACTGCGCTTTGAGCAGTTGATCACCATCGACACAGCCACCCAACACCATCAAACCGTCAACTATCTCGCCAGCACCGGACGTCCGGCGATCGTCATTGCCGGGCACGGCATGTGCGCAGGCGGGCGCATCGTCAATTATCTGAAAGCCATGCTGGGCGATCCGCGTCACAACGTGGTGTTCGTCGGCTACCAGGCGAAAGGCACGCCCGGCGCCGCGATTCAACAGCATGGTCCGAAGGGCGGTTACGTCGAGCTCAACCGTGAACGCTATGAGATCAAGGCAGGCATCGAGACGATCGGAGGGTATTCGGCGCATGCGGATCAGCGAGGGCTGGTAGATTTCGTAGCGGGTATGCCGGTGTGGCCTTCCGAGATCAAGCTGGTGCATGGCGAAGAGCAGGCCAAAAGGCGGCTCAGGCTGATGCTGGAAGCAAAGCAGCGCAGCGTTACGCTGGCTTGA
- a CDS encoding bifunctional prephenate dehydrogenase/3-phosphoshikimate 1-carboxyvinyltransferase: MIGRLVVVGLGLIGGSFAKGLKESGLCREVVGVDLDPQSRKLAVELGVVDRCEDNLATACVGADVIQLAVPILAMEKLLGVLAGLDLGDAVLTDVGSAKGNVVRAAREAFGAMPARFVPGHPIAGSEQSGVEASNAQLFRRHKVILTPLAETDPAALALVDRLWSALGADVEHMDVERHDEVLAATSHLPHLLAFGLVDSLAKRNENLEIFRYAAGGFRDFTRIAGSDPVMWHDIFLANRDAVLRTLDTFRSDLDALRDAVDAGDGHQLLGVFTRARVAREHFGKILARRAYVEKAAAEELSFVAQPGGSVRGQIRVPGDKSISHRSIMLGSLADGVTEVEGFLEGEDALATLQAFRDMGVVIEGPHHGRLTIHGVGLNGLKPAPGAIYLGNSGTSMRLLCGLLAAQRFDSVLTGDASLSRRPMARVAEPLRQMGAVIETAAEGRPPLTIRGGKLLTGISYVMPMASAQVKSCLLLAGMYADGTTTVTAPAPTRDHTERMLRGFGYPVAGNGATASVVSGGTLTATRIEVPADISSAAFFLVAASIAEGSDLLLEHVGVNPTRTGVIDILRLMGADISVQNLREVGGEPVADLRVRHARLKGIVIPEALVPLAIDEFPVLFIAAACAEGRTVLRGAQELRVKESDRIQVMADGLTVLGIEVEPTADGLIIEGGQIGGGDVDGQGDHRIAMAFSIASLRAAAPIRIRDCANVATSFPNFLALCSQVGIRVAQEGQS, from the coding sequence ATTATCGGCCGCCTGGTGGTGGTCGGCCTCGGTTTGATCGGAGGTTCGTTCGCCAAGGGTTTGAAGGAAAGTGGCCTGTGCCGCGAAGTGGTCGGCGTCGATCTTGACCCGCAATCACGTAAGCTGGCCGTCGAACTGGGTGTCGTCGATCGCTGTGAAGACAATCTTGCGACAGCTTGCGTCGGTGCGGATGTCATTCAATTGGCCGTGCCGATCCTGGCCATGGAAAAACTGCTGGGCGTGCTCGCCGGTCTCGACCTTGGAGACGCTGTGCTGACGGACGTCGGCAGCGCCAAAGGCAACGTCGTCCGCGCGGCGCGTGAGGCGTTTGGCGCCATGCCGGCGCGTTTCGTGCCAGGGCATCCGATCGCCGGCTCTGAGCAGAGCGGGGTAGAGGCCTCCAACGCTCAGCTGTTCCGTCGCCATAAAGTGATTCTCACCCCGCTGGCTGAGACCGATCCTGCGGCCCTGGCCCTCGTGGATCGCCTGTGGTCGGCGCTGGGCGCCGACGTCGAGCACATGGACGTCGAGCGTCACGACGAGGTCTTGGCGGCCACCAGTCACCTGCCGCATTTGCTGGCGTTCGGTCTGGTGGATTCGTTGGCCAAGCGCAACGAAAACCTCGAGATTTTCCGTTACGCCGCGGGCGGTTTTCGTGATTTCACGCGTATCGCCGGCAGCGATCCGGTCATGTGGCATGACATCTTTCTGGCCAACCGCGACGCGGTGCTGCGCACGCTGGACACGTTCCGCAGTGATCTCGATGCGTTGCGCGATGCGGTGGATGCCGGAGACGGTCATCAGTTGCTGGGCGTGTTCACCCGTGCCCGGGTAGCGCGTGAGCATTTCGGCAAAATTCTCGCCCGTCGCGCTTACGTCGAAAAAGCGGCGGCAGAGGAGCTGTCCTTCGTCGCGCAGCCCGGCGGCAGTGTCCGTGGGCAGATTCGCGTGCCGGGCGACAAATCGATTTCCCACCGCTCGATCATGCTCGGCTCGCTGGCGGATGGCGTCACTGAAGTAGAAGGCTTTCTTGAAGGCGAAGACGCCCTGGCGACGTTGCAGGCGTTTCGCGACATGGGCGTGGTCATCGAAGGTCCGCACCATGGGCGTCTGACCATTCACGGTGTGGGGCTCAATGGCCTCAAGCCTGCGCCCGGTGCGATCTATCTGGGCAACTCCGGCACGTCCATGCGTCTGCTGTGCGGGCTGTTGGCGGCGCAGCGTTTCGACAGCGTGTTGACCGGCGACGCCTCGTTGTCCAGGCGTCCGATGGCCCGCGTTGCCGAGCCACTGCGCCAGATGGGCGCTGTTATCGAGACCGCGGCCGAAGGTCGGCCTCCCTTGACCATTCGCGGCGGCAAACTGCTGACCGGCATCAGCTACGTCATGCCGATGGCCAGCGCTCAGGTCAAATCCTGCCTGCTGCTTGCCGGGATGTACGCCGATGGCACCACGACCGTCACTGCGCCCGCACCGACGCGGGACCACACCGAGCGAATGTTGCGGGGCTTTGGGTATCCCGTAGCCGGCAACGGTGCGACAGCGTCGGTGGTCTCGGGAGGCACGCTCACGGCGACGCGCATTGAAGTCCCGGCGGACATCTCTTCGGCCGCTTTTTTTCTGGTGGCCGCGTCGATTGCCGAAGGCTCCGACCTGCTGCTTGAACACGTCGGCGTGAACCCGACGCGCACCGGTGTGATCGACATCTTGCGCCTGATGGGCGCTGACATTTCCGTGCAGAACCTGCGTGAAGTGGGCGGTGAGCCCGTGGCTGACCTGCGCGTTCGCCACGCAAGGCTCAAGGGCATCGTGATTCCAGAGGCGCTTGTGCCGCTGGCGATCGACGAGTTTCCAGTGCTGTTCATCGCAGCAGCCTGCGCTGAAGGTCGGACGGTGTTGCGAGGGGCGCAGGAACTGCGCGTCAAGGAGTCCGACCGTATCCAGGTCATGGCCGACGGTCTGACTGTCCTCGGCATCGAGGTTGAACCGACCGCAGACGGCCTCATTATTGAAGGGGGTCAGATCGGTGGCGGTGACGTCGACGGGCAGGGCGATCATCGCATCGCCATGGCATTCAGTATCGCGTCGTTGCGCGCGGCAGCTCCGATTCGTATTCGGGACTGCGCCAACGTGGCGACTTCATTCCCCAATTTCCTGGCGCTGTGCAGCCAGGTGGGTATTCGTGTAGCGCAAGAGGGGCAATCGTGA
- a CDS encoding MraY family glycosyltransferase — protein sequence MNHWWLAIAVIGISYLLTYCLRRYALHKSLLDIPNGRSSHTVPTPRGGGVAIVMSYLAALVYVYSGDLLDLSSFIALLGAGLFIAALGFLDDHGHIAARWRLLGHFVAAAWGLFWLGGLPPVHLFGNEFDLGLIGDVLAAFYLVWLLNLYNFMDGIDGIASVEAITVCLGAVLIYALSGFSGLIGLPVLLGCAVAGFLFWNFPPARIFMGDAGSGFLGIILGILSLQAAWISSQLLWAWLILLGVFIVDATVTLIRRLVRGDKIYEAHRSHAYQFASRRFGRHLPVTSAVGVINLVWLLPMALCVTQFGLDGALGLIIAYIPLVILAIRFKAGTLEAN from the coding sequence ATGAATCATTGGTGGTTGGCAATTGCCGTTATCGGAATCTCTTATTTGCTGACTTACTGTCTGCGGCGGTATGCCTTGCATAAGAGTTTGCTTGATATCCCCAATGGCCGAAGCTCACACACAGTCCCTACGCCACGTGGAGGTGGGGTCGCGATTGTAATGAGTTACCTGGCTGCGTTGGTGTATGTCTACAGCGGAGATCTGCTGGATTTATCCTCGTTCATCGCGCTGCTGGGTGCAGGTCTATTCATAGCCGCCCTTGGCTTTCTGGATGATCACGGCCATATCGCCGCCCGCTGGCGTCTTCTGGGGCATTTTGTGGCGGCAGCCTGGGGGCTGTTCTGGCTGGGTGGACTTCCCCCGGTTCATCTATTCGGTAACGAGTTCGATCTGGGTTTAATCGGCGATGTGCTTGCGGCGTTCTATCTGGTCTGGCTGCTTAACCTCTACAACTTCATGGATGGCATTGATGGTATCGCCAGTGTAGAGGCCATCACCGTGTGCCTGGGCGCGGTGCTAATTTACGCGTTGAGCGGGTTTTCCGGTCTGATCGGCCTACCGGTGTTGCTCGGATGCGCGGTGGCGGGGTTTCTTTTCTGGAATTTTCCGCCCGCCAGAATCTTCATGGGCGATGCTGGCAGCGGCTTTCTGGGCATCATTCTGGGTATTTTATCGCTGCAGGCCGCCTGGATTTCCTCGCAGTTACTGTGGGCATGGCTTATCCTGCTTGGGGTTTTCATCGTAGACGCTACAGTTACCCTCATTCGTCGGCTCGTCCGAGGCGACAAGATCTATGAGGCTCACAGAAGTCACGCTTATCAGTTCGCTTCACGGCGGTTTGGTCGGCATCTACCTGTGACGTCCGCAGTCGGTGTAATCAATCTGGTTTGGCTATTGCCCATGGCATTGTGCGTCACCCAATTCGGGCTGGACGGTGCTTTGGGCCTGATTATTGCGTACATCCCGCTCGTCATTTTGGCCATCAGGTTCAAAGCTGGCACGCTGGAAGCCAATTGA
- a CDS encoding phosphomannomutase produces the protein MNPDYPVIQTRCFKAYDIRGQVPNDLDADIAYRIGRSMVVELGAKNIVVGRDMRLESPALAQALMSGILEAGADVIDIGLCGTEEVYFATSHYAADGGVMVTASHNPKGYNGMKLVQRESRPISGDTGLDAIRQRVDAGDFGEVASQRGSTTSAPDKSAYIKHLLGYVEGAELRPLKILADPGNGAVGPALEAIRTHLPFDWVIINAEPDGNFPNGVPNPLLPENRSITRDALLKHGCDLGLAWDGDFDRCFFFDEQGRFVEGYYLVGLLAEMLLKQHPGSKIIHDPRLTWNTIDQVQLAGGTPVLCKTGHAFIKERMRKEDAVYGGEMSAHHYFRDFAYCDSGMIPWLLVTALMSVSGKSFSQLVDERMAAYPCSGEINYKVDDVKTVLNKVLEHYSPLCSNIDKTDGISLEFAEWRFNLRGSNTEPLLRLNVESRRDPHLVDAKVKEIEGLLKAS, from the coding sequence ATGAATCCCGACTATCCCGTTATTCAGACCCGTTGCTTTAAAGCCTACGATATTCGTGGTCAGGTCCCTAATGACCTGGATGCTGATATCGCCTATCGGATTGGGCGCTCCATGGTGGTGGAACTGGGTGCCAAAAATATCGTAGTCGGCAGGGACATGCGTCTCGAAAGCCCAGCCCTGGCTCAGGCACTGATGAGCGGTATCCTTGAAGCGGGTGCCGATGTGATCGACATCGGGCTTTGTGGAACCGAAGAGGTCTACTTTGCAACCAGTCACTACGCCGCAGATGGCGGAGTTATGGTAACGGCTAGCCACAATCCGAAAGGCTACAACGGCATGAAGCTGGTCCAGCGCGAGTCTCGTCCGATCAGTGGCGACACCGGCCTGGATGCTATCCGGCAACGGGTCGATGCCGGTGATTTCGGCGAAGTCGCGTCACAACGCGGCAGCACCACGTCCGCTCCGGATAAATCCGCCTACATCAAACACCTTTTGGGTTATGTGGAAGGCGCAGAGCTGCGCCCCTTGAAAATTCTGGCTGATCCCGGCAACGGCGCGGTAGGTCCTGCGCTGGAGGCGATCAGAACGCATCTTCCATTCGACTGGGTCATCATCAACGCAGAGCCGGATGGCAACTTCCCCAACGGGGTGCCCAACCCACTCCTTCCAGAGAACCGGAGTATCACCCGGGACGCCTTGCTCAAGCACGGTTGTGACCTGGGGCTGGCGTGGGACGGCGATTTTGACCGTTGCTTCTTCTTCGATGAGCAAGGCCGCTTTGTCGAAGGTTATTACCTGGTGGGGCTGCTGGCTGAGATGCTGCTTAAGCAACACCCTGGCTCAAAGATCATTCACGACCCTCGCCTGACCTGGAACACGATCGACCAGGTTCAGTTGGCAGGGGGAACACCGGTGCTGTGCAAGACCGGCCATGCGTTTATCAAAGAGCGCATGCGCAAGGAAGATGCGGTGTATGGCGGCGAAATGAGTGCGCACCATTATTTCCGTGATTTCGCCTATTGCGACAGCGGAATGATTCCGTGGCTGCTGGTGACTGCGCTGATGTCCGTCTCCGGGAAGTCGTTTTCTCAGTTGGTTGATGAGCGCATGGCGGCATACCCCTGCAGTGGAGAAATCAACTACAAGGTCGATGACGTCAAGACAGTGCTGAACAAGGTGCTGGAGCACTATTCCCCACTGTGTTCGAACATCGATAAAACGGATGGCATCAGTCTTGAGTTTGCCGAGTGGCGTTTCAATCTGCGGGGTTCGAACACGGAGCCTCTGTTGCGGTTGAACGTGGAAAGTCGTCGCGATCCGCACTTGGTGGACGCCAAGGTCAAGGAGATCGAGGGCTTGTTGAAAGCTTCCTGA
- the cmk gene encoding (d)CMP kinase, with amino-acid sequence MKAQAPVITIDGPSGSGKGTVAGLLAKRLGWCLLDSGALYRLLAFAARNHGVDLTNEEALKLLAAHLDVQFEAATDDHGQRIILEGEDVTLAIRNEQIGSGASQVASLPAVREALLQRQRAFQEFPGLIADGRDMGTVVFPAAPLKVFLTASAEERARRRYLQLKAKGDDVSLSSLLDEIRVRDERDTQRAVAPLKPAHDAIQLDSTELSIEQVLERILSEVALRDLAG; translated from the coding sequence GTGAAAGCTCAAGCTCCGGTCATTACGATCGATGGACCCAGCGGTTCCGGGAAAGGGACAGTGGCTGGCTTGTTGGCCAAACGTCTGGGATGGTGCCTGCTGGATTCCGGCGCGCTCTACCGTTTGCTGGCGTTCGCCGCCCGCAACCACGGTGTCGACCTGACGAATGAGGAGGCGTTGAAGCTTCTGGCCGCGCATCTGGACGTTCAATTCGAAGCGGCCACGGACGATCACGGTCAACGCATCATTCTTGAGGGCGAAGACGTGACGCTGGCGATCCGCAACGAGCAGATCGGCAGTGGTGCGTCGCAAGTGGCGTCCTTACCCGCGGTGCGCGAAGCATTGCTGCAGCGCCAGCGGGCATTTCAGGAGTTTCCAGGTCTCATTGCCGACGGCCGAGACATGGGAACCGTGGTGTTCCCGGCCGCGCCGTTGAAGGTTTTTCTGACCGCCAGTGCCGAAGAGCGTGCTCGTCGCCGATATTTGCAGTTGAAGGCCAAGGGTGACGATGTTAGTCTGTCGAGTCTGCTAGATGAGATACGTGTTCGCGACGAGCGAGACACCCAGCGAGCGGTAGCCCCGCTCAAGCCGGCGCATGACGCCATTCAGCTGGATTCCACCGAATTGTCTATCGAGCAGGTGCTTGAACGCATCCTGAGTGAAGTCGCACTTCGCGATCTCGCCGGATGA
- the ihfB gene encoding integration host factor subunit beta, translating to MTKSELIERIVTHQGLLSSKDVELAIKTMLEQMSQCLATGDRIEIRGFGSFSLHYRAPRVGRNPKTGQSVSLDGKFVPHFKPGKELRDRVNEEEEHELQ from the coding sequence ATGACGAAGTCGGAGTTGATCGAACGAATTGTCACCCATCAAGGACTGCTCTCATCCAAAGATGTGGAGCTGGCCATCAAGACCATGCTTGAGCAGATGTCGCAATGTCTTGCCACAGGCGACCGTATCGAAATACGGGGCTTTGGCAGCTTTTCCTTGCACTATCGCGCGCCTCGCGTAGGCCGCAACCCAAAAACCGGGCAGTCCGTCAGCCTTGACGGAAAATTTGTCCCCCACTTCAAACCCGGAAAAGAGTTGCGTGATCGGGTGAACGAAGAGGAGGAGCACGAGCTCCAATAG
- the rpsA gene encoding 30S ribosomal protein S1, with protein sequence MSESFAELFEESLKTLNLQAGSIITAIIVDIDYQAGWVTVHAGLKSEGLIPLEQFHNDAGELTIKIGDEVHVALDAVEDGFGETKLSREKAKRAECWIVLEAAFAAEEVVKGVINGKVKGGFTVDVNGIRAFLPGSLVDVRPVRDTTHLEGKELEFKVIKLDQKRNNVVVSRRSVLEAENSAEREALLESLQEGQQVKGIVKNLTDYGAFVDLGGVDGLLHITDMAWKRIKHPSEIVNVGDEIDVKVLKYDRERNRVSLGLKQLGEDPWVAIKARYPEGTRVTARVTNLTDYGCFAELEEGVEGLVHVSEMDWTNKNIHPSKVVQVGDEVEVMVLDIDEERRRISLGIKQCKSNPWEDFSGQFNKGDKISGTIKSITDFGIFIGLDGGIDGLVHLSDISWNEVGEEAVRRFKKGDELDTVILSVDPERERISLGIKQLESDPFSEYVTVNDKGAIVRGTVKEVDAKGAIITLADDIEATLKASEISRDRVEDARNVLKEGEEIEAKIISVDRKSRVISLSIKSKDVEDEKEAIQSLRSKPETAENTGPTTLGDLLRAQMEKQN encoded by the coding sequence ATGAGCGAAAGCTTTGCTGAACTTTTCGAAGAAAGCCTAAAGACTCTTAACCTTCAGGCCGGTTCGATCATCACCGCGATCATCGTCGATATCGATTACCAGGCTGGTTGGGTCACCGTTCACGCTGGTCTGAAGTCTGAAGGCCTCATCCCGCTGGAGCAGTTCCACAACGATGCTGGCGAGCTGACCATCAAGATCGGCGACGAAGTCCACGTTGCGCTGGACGCGGTCGAAGACGGCTTTGGCGAAACCAAGCTGTCCCGCGAAAAAGCCAAGCGTGCAGAGTGCTGGATCGTTCTGGAAGCGGCTTTCGCAGCTGAAGAAGTGGTTAAGGGCGTTATCAACGGTAAGGTTAAAGGCGGCTTCACTGTCGACGTTAACGGCATCCGTGCGTTCCTGCCAGGTTCTCTGGTTGACGTCCGTCCAGTGCGCGACACCACGCACCTGGAAGGCAAAGAGCTGGAATTCAAGGTCATCAAGCTGGACCAGAAGCGCAACAACGTTGTCGTTTCCCGTCGCAGTGTCCTGGAAGCCGAAAACAGCGCCGAGCGCGAAGCTCTGCTGGAATCGCTGCAGGAAGGCCAACAGGTCAAGGGTATCGTCAAGAACCTCACCGATTACGGCGCATTCGTCGATCTGGGTGGCGTCGATGGCCTGCTGCACATCACCGACATGGCCTGGAAGCGCATCAAGCATCCATCGGAAATCGTCAACGTTGGCGATGAGATCGATGTAAAAGTCCTGAAGTACGATCGCGAGCGCAATCGTGTTTCCCTGGGCCTGAAGCAACTGGGCGAAGACCCATGGGTTGCTATCAAGGCACGTTACCCAGAAGGCACTCGCGTGACCGCGCGTGTTACCAACCTGACCGACTACGGCTGCTTCGCAGAGCTGGAAGAAGGCGTGGAAGGCCTGGTACACGTTTCCGAAATGGACTGGACCAACAAGAACATCCACCCATCTAAAGTCGTTCAGGTTGGCGATGAAGTGGAAGTCATGGTTCTGGACATCGACGAAGAGCGTCGTCGTATCTCCCTGGGCATCAAGCAGTGCAAATCTAACCCGTGGGAAGATTTCTCTGGCCAGTTCAACAAGGGCGACAAGATCTCCGGCACCATCAAGTCGATCACCGATTTCGGTATCTTCATTGGTCTGGACGGCGGCATCGACGGCCTGGTTCACCTGTCCGACATCTCCTGGAACGAAGTGGGCGAAGAAGCCGTACGTCGCTTCAAGAAGGGCGACGAACTCGACACCGTGATCCTGTCTGTTGATCCAGAGCGTGAGCGCATCTCGCTGGGTATCAAGCAGCTGGAAAGCGATCCGTTCTCCGAGTACGTCACTGTCAATGACAAAGGCGCTATCGTTCGCGGTACCGTTAAAGAAGTTGACGCGAAAGGCGCCATCATCACTCTGGCCGACGACATCGAAGCTACTCTGAAAGCCTCCGAAATCAGCCGTGACCGCGTTGAAGACGCGCGTAACGTTCTGAAAGAAGGCGAAGAGATCGAAGCCAAGATCATCAGCGTTGACCGCAAGAGCCGCGTGATCAGCTTGTCCATCAAGTCGAAAGACGTTGAAGACGAGAAAGAAGCGATTCAGAGCCTGCGTAGCAAGCCTGAAACCGCAGAAAACACAGGTCCGACCACTCTGGGCGACCTGCTGCGTGCTCAAATGGAAAAACAGAACTGA
- a CDS encoding lipopolysaccharide assembly protein LapA domain-containing protein → MRNIKRLIFFVAVLLIVATTVVFVLENQQSVALVFFGWSAPEMSIAVPVILALLVGMVIGPVLFSIARLRKRNKPSRMA, encoded by the coding sequence ATGCGCAATATCAAACGCCTGATTTTTTTTGTGGCCGTCCTGCTGATCGTGGCGACGACGGTCGTGTTCGTCTTGGAAAACCAGCAGTCCGTTGCGCTGGTGTTCTTTGGTTGGTCGGCACCTGAGATGTCAATTGCCGTGCCGGTCATCCTGGCGTTGCTGGTGGGTATGGTGATCGGGCCAGTCCTGTTTTCAATTGCCCGATTGCGTAAAAGAAACAAGCCGTCTCGCATGGCCTGA